One genomic region from Augochlora pura isolate Apur16 chromosome 7, APUR_v2.2.1, whole genome shotgun sequence encodes:
- the LOC144473154 gene encoding ubiquitin carboxyl-terminal hydrolase 35: MDVEQILGYDIKQCLNLIVVGKESEVIEGWTKLKKLESEPAYGRLSDYETILRETLNDQIFNVHEVPKILAWFANYVTEPFSVNPISDDIAAMIRNTEIRYMSDLTMILQTLMKYSEYLPDNANHSKLCEAIVIRLSTFSMPPDPKEICEFTDNATKVQNFLETVQKQSKNIERNKLIFIYLQTLYRIISDTRRKQDPGPGLAAILQLVEPSIIPQAVDWILSESHCDAQLIHALKVLCNWLPKWTRDRLSIWIMKFILGLEKQHKYSVLIEVTKATLDVMFYALLVPVTRQNASEIVYHVLRKQGSVALFRAIERNIQRALTFLMKEDSESSKKCMQILIDIFKAHTLRFPGQRLYSNMENGFPVPPRMQVVNEILDDQVWVSETQEIEPVIESPKLHSGKVGLSNLGNTCYMNSVLQALLMTRQFCYEVLTYKPSSNPNDHIVLKKLQKLFTLLLYSKRISLAPNEILLASRPVYFLPGQQQDSSEFLCHLLNLLHEQEKSAIVNSEGNDSNLKYKDEKEINDVSSTNEDGSSIKRWTTEEDLTGSIALERKTQSLADFSEGEDLAQTQHLSDSHSDSTDSGIQSVGGEDTSTQVPLVHRVLGGKCKITYQCAQCDTSSHNTDKFRDLQLCFPEEIQENQEVSVQDLINYYLTPEKLTGENKYRCDKCTKLCDAQRIIKILHTPTYLILILKHFRYDFDTRLRTKLRHKVMYNETIQLPVLTPLCTTTETYQLYAAVVHSGYSMDYGHYFTYARDSKQNWYKFNDSYVSQTTFNDFKDLRPPDTPYILFYEKTVPFDGVYDEDKPELTTLSKALQSLVANDSTAYIKELRHQAEKSQHGRQSSVVLRRNENSDDENPPPSSCRGAVNMPASRFLY, translated from the exons ATGGATGTCGAACAAATTCTTGGATACGACATTAagcaatgtttaaatttaatagtgGTTGGTAAAGAATCAGAGGTTATCGAAGGATGGAccaaacttaaaaaattagaaagcGAGCCAGCATACGGGCGATTAAGCGATTACGAAACTATTTTGAGGGAAACACTCAACGATCAGATATTCAATGTGCACGAAGTTCCAAAAATTTTGGCATGGTTCGCAAACTATGTGACGGAGCCATTTTCCGTTAATCCGATTTCGGACGATATCGCAGCGATGATAAGAAACACGGAAATCAGATACATGTCTGATTTAACGATGATACTCCAgactttaatgaaatacagCGAATATCTGCCAGACAACGCGAATCACTCTAAACTCTGCGAGGCGATCGTCATAAGACTGTCTACATTTTCAATGCCGCCCGATCCAAAAGAGATTTGCGAATTCACTGATAATGCAACCAAAGTTCAAAACTTCTTGGAAACAGTACAAAAGCAGTCTAAGAATATTGAAaggaacaaattaatttttatatatctccAAACATTGTATAGAATTATATCGGACACTAGACGTAAACAGGATCCTGGACCTGGTTTGGCAGCTATATTACAACTGGTAGAACCATCTATCATACCTCAAGCTGTGGACTGGATTCTATCGGAATCGCATTGCGACGCGCAATTAATCCATGCTTTGAAGGTATTATGTAATTGGCTTCCAAAGTGGACAAGGGACAGACTTAGTATCTGGATCATGAAATTTATACTAGGTTTAGAGAAGCAACACAAATATTCTGTGCTGATCGAGGTCACAAAGGCTACCCTCGACGTTATGTTTTATGCTCTACTGGTGCCAGTGACTCGCCAGAATGCTTCCGAAATTGTATATCATGTTTTAAGGAAACAGGGCTCCGTGGCTTTGTTTCGTGcaatagagagaaatatacaAAGAGCTTTGACTTTCTTAATGAAAGAAGATTCCGAATCAAGCAAGAAATGCATGCAGATCttaatcgatattttcaaaGCCCATACATTAAGGTTCCCGGGTCAACGTCTATATAGTAACATGGAGAATGGTTTCCCTGTACCGCCGAGAATGCAAGTTGTAAACGAGATTTTGGATGATCAGGTTTGGGTCAGTGAAACACAAGAGATAGAGCCAGTAATCGAATCGCCGAAATTACACTCTGGAAAAGTAGGGCTCTCCAATCTTGGAAACACTTGTTATATGAACAGTGTGTTGCAAGCGCTACTAATGACCAGACAATTTTGTTACGAAGTATTAACATACAAGCCTTCGAGTAATCCAAACGATCATATTGTACTTAAAAAGTTACAAAAGCTGTTCACCCTTTTATTGTATTCAAAAAGGATATCGTTAGCAccgaatgaaattcttttagcTTCCCGTCCAGTTTACTTTCTACCAGGCCAACAACAAGATAGTTCAGAATTTCTCTG tCATCTATTAAATCTCTTGCACGAACAAGAAAAATCTGCTATCGTAAATTCTGAAGGTAACGATTCCAATCTGAAATACAAGgatgagaaagaaataaacgaTGTCTCGTCGACAAACGAGGATGGTAGTTCGATCAAACGTTGGACGACCGAGGAAGATTTAACCGGTAGTATAGCTTTGGAAAGGAAAACGCAATCGTTGGCTGATTTTTCAGAAG gAGAAGACTTGGCACAAACACAGCACCTCAGCGACTCTCATTCAGACTCCACGGACAGTGGAATACAGTCTGTGGGCGGAGAAGACACGAGCACGCAAGTGCCTCTGGTACACAGGGTCTTGGgaggaaaatgtaaaattacttATCAGTGCGCACAGTGCGATACCAGTTCCCATAATACGGATAAGTTTCGTGACTTACAACTGTGCTTCCCAGAGGAGATACAGGAGAATCAAGAGGTTTCTGTACAAGACCTTATCAACTACTATCTGACGCCCGAGAAGCTGACCGGAGAGAACAAGTACAGATGCGACAAGTGTACGAAGCTGTGCGATGCGCAAAGGATTATAAAAATCCTGCACACGCCGACTTATCTGATCCTGATATTGAAGCACTTCCGTTACGACTTCGATACCAGGCTAAGAACGAAACTTCGGCACAAAGTAATGTACAACGAAACTATACAGTTGCCCGTACTGACGCCTCTGTGCACAACCACCGAAACGTATCAATTATACGCCGCAGTCGTGCACTCCGGTTACAGCATGGACTACGGACATTACTTCACGTACGCCCGCGACTCGAAACAGAACTGGTACAAGTTCAACGACAGCTACGTCTCCCAGACGACCTTCAACGACTTCAAGGACCTGAGACCACCCGATACGCCGTATATCTTGTTCTACGAGAAAACGGTGCCGTTCGACGGGGTCTACGACGAGGATAAGCCGGAATTGACGACGCTGAGTAAAGCGCTGCAAAGTCTGGTGGCAAACGACAGCACAGCTTACATCAAGGAGCTGAGGCATCAAGCGGAGAAGTCTCAGCACGGCCGACAAAGCTCCGTCGTGTTGCGGAGGAACGAGAATTCCGACGACGAAAATCCTCCTCCCAGTAGTTGTCGGGGAGCTGTTAACATGCCCGCCAGTCGTTTTCTTTATTAg